Within the Deltaproteobacteria bacterium genome, the region GGCAGAAGGATTTTTTATTCTGCCAGCGTACCCAGTTGCTAACGTGGTTGACCCAACTGGAGCAGGGGACACATTCGCAGGCGCCTTTTTTGGAACTCTCGCAAAATCCGATCGCGGTCTCGATTTGGTTTCGTTGAAAGAGGCGTGTGTGAATGGTTGCCTCATGGCGAGCTTCACAGTCGAAAACTTTGGCGTCAAAAGTCTACGAGATTTGACGATGGCGAAACTCGGAGCACGAGGCGAGTCTTTCAACGTGATCACGCGCCTCTAGGTAAAATTCGAATTTGATTAGAGACAGAATCCCACGCCTAAGACTCCATTCGTGGTGTTGCCGGCCTCGTCGATTGCGCGGTAATCGACGGATGGCGGCAATGCGCCTTCGTTCCAATCACAAGAAGTCGAATTTGATCCATCTAGGCATCCAGAGAGGCTCGCCGGCAAAACTCCAATGACTTCGTAGGTAATTCCTGCGACCGCAGAGATGTTATCCGTCGCCGCGAAAAACGTTCCGCTAGATGGGCCGCAGCCCCAATAGATTCCGTTTCCTTCGCTTGCTGAAAGTGTCGGACCGGTGCGATCGACCATTGCGGAGCCAAGTTCAATGATCTCGCTGCCAAACGTGAGTCGGAAGTTCAAAGTTCCGTCGGCCAGCGGAATTGTCGCTGGCTCAATCGACAGCGCTCCCGATTGAGAAGTGACGGTTGTAACGGTGACCCAACTGTCGTCGTCATCGCTAGCTTCAAGTTTCAGGCTTGCGGCCTCACCACTGGCGACCCATGTAAATCCGATTTCAGATGCCCCATTGATTACGGCTGGGATGGGTGTCGCTTCCTGAATGACAATTTCAGTTGGAACAACTGGTTCCGGGTTTGATGGATTCTGTGGTGGTGAATTGGAATTGCTATTATCGAGATTGATCGAAAATCTGCCTAACAGAAAATCACAGCCAGACAGGAGGCTTGAGAATAGGAGCAACTGAATTAGCAAAAGTTTTCTGGGCATTTGTCATCCTCTACAGACGTACAGCTGGACGAACGACCTGACGTCGTAAGTACCGATCGGATTCTTCTGCGCAATCTTAAGGAATCTGTCGAAGTTTGACTCTTCACCTTGTTTTGTCGGTTCATTCGTATTGTTTTGAAACAAATCGACTAAAGTGCTTTGGCCTGACTATTGAGCAGCCGCTGGCACCCAGTCCGAATCTAAAAAGCCGCGTTTGAACCCGACCGGACTATTGTCCCATTAACTCAATAAATCTCAAGATTTTCCCGATAGATAGAGCAGAGAGGACTCATGTCCCGTTTGAAAAAGCCCACGTCGCCTCGCGCGGCGCCAAAAGATGATCTCATCGATTCGCTTCTCGGAGACGAGAACGAGGGGGCTTCTTCGTCTTCGTCAAACCGCACCAATTCAGATACGTCACCATCGGTGAATCGACTTTCTGCTGTTCGGCGACCGCCACCACCACCGCCGCCGCCGCCAGGAGCTGACGACGACGAAAATGATGCAGTGTTTAGCTTTGAATCTCAGCCAGGCGCTTCACTGAACTTGGTGACAAATCCGATTGCGGAGGCTGACAAAACTTTAAGCGTTGTGCGGCCTCTCGACGATATGAAGACGACCGTCGCGAGAGTGTCAGAAGCAGACAGTTTGGCGGACGATTCGGATGGACGGTCTATTTCAAAAGTAATTGATGAAGAGGCTGAAAGTGAGGCTGCGGCTCGCCGAGCGCGAATGGAGCAGTCGATTCGCCGAAGGACATTTGATCTCGAGGCTGCCGACGATGATGTTGATCGAGACGGAGTTATCGATGCAGACTATGAAGATCAAAGTGCGGCACCGACGCGTCCAATTGAGACGCCAAAAAAGTCGGCAGAAAACTTTGTCGCCAGACCACCAGAAAAACCGCGAAGCGATAAGCTTCAGCGACTTGAGGATGTACTTAAGCGGCTGACTCCGCAGTTCGATAAAAAGCCCGAACGACCAAAAGGCCCATTGTTTGCTCCGATCGAAGATGTGGTCGAAAAACCGGCTTCACAAGCTGTCGAGCGCGCGAAAGTGGCGGACCAAAAAGCGGGATTCAAATCTGCTCTTGACTCCGTTCAGCCGCCGCCAGCTAAACCACCTGGCGTAGTCGCCAAAGCAGCAATGCCTGATGCAACTCCGACGGATGCGATAAACGCTGTTGAGCTTTCTTCTTCTTCTCAGCCCGAGCGTGCACCAACGAAACCGGTGACCGCCGATGACGAAAAGACGATCGCGGCCGCACAAACAACCTCGCCAGCGATGCGTCAAAATACAAGTGATAGTCCACGGCCAATTTGGCAGGACGCAAAGACCGAAGTCATTTCGAAGATGACCTCGGGCGATAATCCGGATTCAGATCCTGAGGGCGAGCAGTTTATGCCAACGGAAATTCGACCGAATTCTCCGGGCGCACGGTTTCGCGAACAATCACGTCAGGCTCAGCCAGGTGCTGCGATATTCTCGTCTGCAGAGGCAGCGCTTCGGCAGTCCGAAAATCTTCGGGTTGCTCAGAAGCGAATTTCTGATCTGGAAGGTGAACTCGAGCGCGTGCGTCGTGAAAATGAAAGCTTGCGGTCGGCCGGAGAAACGCTTCGACGACGAATGGACGAGCTGCAAAGCAATGCCGAAAATGCAGAAATGAACACCCAAGAGGCAAAAAAGATTGCTGATGAAGAGCGCAAAGTCCTTCGTGGCCAAATAACTAGTCGCGATCGAGAAATCAATGAACTGAAAAGTCGAATCGACGACGCCGAAGGTCGCTTGGAATCGAATTTCCGGAAAATTCGTGTTCGTGAACGCGACCTCGAACACCGAATTGAGATCATTAAGGCCGAAAGTCAGTCGATTGCAGCCAGCAAAGATCGCATGATCCTCGAGCTGAAGCGGCAAATTGACCAAATTTCATCCGAGTTGAATCATGCAAAAGCTCAAGTGCAAGAGACGTTTGGTCAGTTCAAAGAACGACAAGAAACAGCCCGTCGTGCGGTTCGTGCTTTGCGAATTGCGCTGACAGTGTTAGAGGGCGAAGAGGAATCTGGTTCAAGAAAAGCCGAGTAGGACTCAGTTGAAGTGAAGCGCATTAAGGTCGTCATCTCAGATTTGCATTTAGGGCGCGGGCGCACACTGGAAGGTGGGGCCACGAATTCGCTTGAAGAGTTCTATTTTGGGAAAAAGTTAGTCGAGTTTTTCAACTACTATTGCTCGGGTGAGTTTCGCGACTCAGAAGTTGAAGTTGTCATCAACGGTGACTTCCTAAATTTTCTTCAGACGGACTATCGTGGCCATTTTCTGACTGTTGTTACCGAGGGCGTTGCTGTTGAACAGCTTCGGTCCATTTTGGGTGGCCACCGAGATGTTTTCGAATCGATGAAGAGTTTCGCGAGTTTTCCTAATCATTTTATTACCTACATCGTTGGTAATCACGACCAGGCAATGTTGTGGCCGGCGACTCGGCAAGTTTTCAACGAAGCGATTGGTACTGACATCCGTTACAAAAACATAGTTTACTTTTTTGATGGCGTGCACGTTGAACACGGTCACATGCACGAAGCGGCGAATCGACTAGACCCGAAGCGATTTTTTTTAAAGCGCAATTTACCTGAACCCATTTTGAATCTGCCGTTTGGATCGCATTTCTTTGTCGATTTTGTTTTAAAAATTAAACATAAACATTCTCATGTCGACAAGGTCCGTCCGTTCAACGCTCTGATCCGATGGGCCATCTTCAACGAACCGCGATTTACCGTGTATGCGTTTTTCAAACTGACATTGTACTTCTTGAAGGCGATGTTTTGGTCGGATCCTCGGCGGCACATTTCACTGCAAAGCGTTTTGCGAGTTCTGGCCGAGAGCGCGATTTTTCCTGATCTCAGCGAGTCGGCGCGCCGCGTTCTAAATGACGAACGGGTGCACACGGTGGTTTTTGGCCACTCTCACGTCTATCAGTACCGTCAATGGGGATTAAACAAAGAGTACTTCAACACGGGAACATGGACAGACATCACTTCATTGGATATTGAATCACTTGGTAAGATCACAAAGCTCACGTATGTTCTGATTGAGTACCCAGACGATGGCGGTCGGCCGCGAGGGCGCTTAAAAGAATGGCGCGGATACCATAGGATTGAAGAGGATGTCGCAGTCTCTTAGACACAGTACAAATTCGCCCGAGATCTGGTCGTTAAAACTTTCGGCCCCACCGGCGCAATCGCTTGTTGAACAAGGCCTTAAGGCATTTCATGCTATTTTGGCGAGGCAAGAAATTGGTTTTACCCGCCTCTCGGCGCGCGCTGATCAGGGGACGATCGATGGCGCTCAAGTCGCAATCGACGCGCGGGCGAAGGAAATCGCTCGCGTATCTAAACACATGGTTGTCATCGGGATGGGCGGTTCAAGCCTTGGAACCCGGGCGCTGTTATCAGCGGTTCCTAGCTCTTTAGGGCGGGGGTCGGTTTCGTTTCTCGATAATATCGACGGAGACCGATTTTGGAGCTGGCTTCGTGGACTTCATGACTTGGGCTCGATTCACTGGGTTTTGATTTCGAAGAGCGGCAACACCGTCGAAACACTGGGAATGGCAGATTTGATAGATCAACAGCTACGACTTTCTGGGCATCGGCGCTTGAGCAGCGTTGCGACGGTCGTTTCTGAGCTGAAAGAAAGTCCGCTGACAAAATGGGCCCGTCGCGAATCAGTGCCTGTGCTTGAGATCCCGATGGATGTCGGTGGACGGTTTTCAGTTTTGTCTCCTGTCGGCCTCTTGCCTGCTGCTTTTGTAGGACTTCGAATTGATCGAGCTCTCGAGGGAGCAGCGTGGGCACTTGAATCCCCCGGACTTGTGGCGCAAATGGCCGCAAAGTCATTGGAGTCGTTTTTGCGCGAGGAATGGGTGACAATGCTCTGGTCCTACTCGGACGGGCTGCGCGATTTTGGCGGTTGGTGGCAGCAGCTATGGGCAGAGAGTCTAGCAAAAAAGGTCAATCGCCACGGAGGTCCAGCACCTCGAGTGAGTACACCGATCGCGGCAGTAGGGGCGTGCGACCAACACTCGCTCCTGCAGCAAGTGATGGAAGGGGCGCCAGACAAATTTGTTTGGTTCCAGCGAGTTCTTGCCGCAGAAACCGGTGGTCCGCTTCTGGAGAGAACATTGTTTGAAGGCCAAGAATATATGGTCGGCAGATCTCTCGCCGATCTATTTCGTGCAGAGGCAGACGCTACGGAGCAAGCGATGTCCGAGGCGAACGTTCGCTCGGCGAGTTTAACTGCCGAAAAACTGGATGAGCGATCGATGGCGGCGCTGTTTATGCTTTGGCAAATGACAATTGCCGTTATGGGCGAGGTCCTAGACATCAATGCGTTTGATCAGCCCGGGGTCGAGCGCGGAAAAGTAATCGCTCGCCAATCACTCAAGAGTTAGCACGAACGTCGGGGTTCGTTTGATTCAGTTTTGCGGCAGGACTCAAGGTCAGGTCGTCACGACTTCTTGTTCAGGGGGCGCGCGCAATCTAGAATAGATTCGATGGCGCAACAGAAGAAGTTCAAAAATCAGAAACCGATTGATACAGATGAAGTAGTGGATCTCAATCCTGATGACTTGCCGGACGATGAGTCGGTGACCGTCACCAACACGCTAGACAATCCTGACGAGTCCGAGAAAACGGTTATTTCGGCCGGCGCCACTATGAATCGCCGAATTGCGGAGGCTACAAAGACTCCACCCTCGATCATGATGCTTGAGGGCCCAGCGGGCTACGTTGGGAAGCAATGGCCTATCGAGAAAAATGAGTTGATTATTGGTCGATCGATGACCTCGCAAGTTTTCGTCGATGACAAGTCTGTTTCACGTTCGCACACGAAAATTATTTTGAAAGACAATGACGTTTACGTCATGGATCTCGAGTCATCGAACAAAACGGTTGTCAACGACGAAGCAATTCCTCCGATGACGGCAATGAAGTTGAAAGACAACGACACAATTAAGACCGGTAACGTGCTCTTCAAGTATCGAGAGCGTGGAAGTTTGGAAGCGCATGCGCATGAACGGCTTCAGGAAAAATCGGAACGCGATCCACTGACTGGCGCGTATAATAAAGGTGCCCTTGCACAGCGCGGCCAGGAAGCTTTTAAGCGCGCGAAGCTTTTGAAAGTTCCAATTTCAATTGCCGTGTTTGACATCGACTTCTTCAAAAAAATCAATGATGACCCAAATTTCGGTCACCCAGGCGGCGACTACGTTTTGAAAGATCTTGTAAAGGTTATTTCTACGAAGCTCATTCGCGCGGATGACTTCTTGGCAAGATACGGCGGGGAAGAGTTTGTCGTTATTCTGTTCGGCTCGAACCTACAACAGGCGGTCGAAATCGGTGAACGGTTACGGCTTACCATCGAGTCGCATACGTTCGTTTACAACGGGCACACCATTCCAGTGACGATCTCAGTTGGCGTTGCGGCAAAGCAGCCAGAAATGTCAACATGGGAAGAGCTTTTCGCGGTTGCCGACACGGCTGTTTACGCTTCTAAACGCACCGGCCGAAACCGCGTCACTTCGGCTTGATGGGTACGGTGCTTGACGATACGGCTCCTTGAATAGGAGCATTTAGTTAAAATGATACATTCGAAACAAACTGAATCTCGCAACTCCTAATTGCTCGAACAGCCGAATTTTCATGGTTAAGCTCTACATCCGGTATCTGCGGATTGGCTGGATTTTGTGCCGATTCTCTTTGGCTATTCTCTTTCTCAGGCGCAAGAACGGGTTGTGATGGAAAGAATGTCGATGCTACCAAGTTTTGCAGTCGAACATTTTCGCCGCCAGAAGTGACCACGCGAACTTGGCCAAGATCATAGTCGGTTTTGAAGAATACAGCACTTCGATCAGCGTCAATCATCACAAATAAAACCTGACCAGAAGCTTTAGCGCGAATTGCGATTTCCTCTAGTATAGTGCCGATAGCTGAAGGACCCGCTTGTTTTATTTTGTCATAAATTGCAGTCGCCACAGCTCGGTTATTAGGATCGACGTTTAATAAACTCTCGAAGTCGAGGTGAACTTTAATGTTATGCGATTTGCCGTCTTTCCCAATGAACCCAAGCAGGATACCGTTTTTGATGTAGGTCAAATCGGCACTTCCTGAAGGATTAAGCGCTGCTGGTACATTTAAACCAGTCTCCGCATTAATCACATAATCGGTGGCAATAAAGACCTCCAGCGGAGCACTTTGCGCGATTGACGTCGTCAGCCCACACACCAATACCGTGGCTGAAACCGTGCGAAAAACTAATATCGAAAGTAAATTTGAAAGCATTCTCGTCCCCCTATTTTTCAAGCGAAGCACGCTTGGCCCGCTGTTCTGCTTATATAGATGGAAACAGAGAAGATGGAACGGGAAACTTTAACCCTATAGGTTTGACTCGATCGCAAAAGAGAAACTGTGCGACGGTATTAGGGAATGTTTGGCTTCGGGCCACTGTGTAACGAAAAGGAATCTTTGGCCAACCATCACTTTTCATCGAGGAGCAAAGTGCGCCCACCTTTTCGACACTTCCTGAGAAGAGTTCACTGTGCAGGGATGTTATGTCCTAACAGAACTTTAAAAAATCTGAACTTTTCTGTTCCTATTCGTTTTTATCAGGCAGCCGCGAATGCGAAGAACTTCTGGACGAAGTGACAGAACATGGCACCTCAAATGCTATGTATTTGTTTGCCCGGAAGGCTTTGGCCTTAGTGGGAAGTCGATGAGTCTACGCTGAGCAGCCAAGGGACGCTGTTCACCGGAAACGGCCTCGAAGACCAAGTAAGAAATAAAAAGTCGCCTAGACTTTAACCGAGTTTCCGACCGTCTGTGTCTCATGCACGGTGACAGCGGTCCATAGGAGGCGTGATGAGCGCAAGCCTTAGGAGCCTAGTTCTAGAGAAGTCCGATTCGATCGCACTTGATCGGGAAAGTGGTCGCGTGAGTGATCGAGACGTTGCGAAAGCAAAGTCGCCGGTAAGTCAGTCGTTGTTAAAGACGACGGTCGCAAGGGCGAACAAGGAAGCCGCCGAGTCGGTGGTCCTTTCGGATCTAGAGCTTGTTGATCAGGTGAAGGTTGGCAACCGAAAGGCCTTCACGGAACTGGTTCGCCGTCACCAACGCGGTCTCTTGCGCATCGTTTTACGACTGACGCGAGAACTGCCACTGGCGGAGGATATCGTGCAGGAAACGTTTATTAAGGCTTACGAAAAGATGGTGCTGTTTGAAGGCCGTTCAAGCTTCAAGAGCTGGCTCTATCAAGTGGGATTGAACACAGCGAAGAATCGCTTCCGTTCGCGCCCTCCGGAAGAATTCACAACGGATATCGTTCAAGGCGGCGTTGATGCTGGTGCGGAACGCGATCTAGTTAAAGGTGATGTGTCGCGACTGCTTCGTGCCCAAGTGGATTTGTTACCAGAACGTCAACGTATTGCGATCACTCTTCGGGTGTTCGAGGATTTGAGCTTCAAAGAAATCGCTCAAATCATGAACTGCCCTTACGACACTGCGAAAGCGAACTACCGTCATGCCCTTTTGAAACTTCGTGAGAAGTTTGAGCTTGAAATGGGCACCGGTGGAGATCTTGAAAACTGGAATTCTCTATTCAGCATGGACAGCGACGCTGGCTCGCCTTTTGAATCGTCTGGTAATTCAGGTACCGGTTCAGGTGGGTCTCGCGGAGCACAAGACCAACGGGAGGTAGATCTGTGAGTCACGAACGACTATGGCCAAAGCATCCTAATGTGGACGTGAGTATCGACTTATTAGAAGGCGAGCTCGATCAAGAGTTTGAAAAGGATTTGGAGATTTGGCTGAATAGCTCCGAGGGCAGCACGTCAAACATCAAAGAGGAATTGGAGATCTTGAGCCAAATCCGACAGTCCTTAAAGGACTCGGACGATGTGGCGGTACCTGAAAGCGGTCACTACTATGACGCTCTCGAGGCGCGAATTATGGGAGCCCTTGATCAGGCCATTGAATTGGGCGAGGTGGAAGATCGATCAAAATCTGTTCCGACGGAACTCGTTGCTTCTCAAGCGGCAGGAGATTCACGTGGGCGACAGGTTCGCCGCGGAATGGCTACGCGGGCAGGGCATCTTGCTGTTCTAGCGGGACTTGCGCTTCTGATGACCGGAAAATGGCCGCTGGCGATTGATGGTGCTGCACCATTGTCGAGTCTCGGAGCTCGGTCTTCTACGAGCACGGAGCTACTTGAAGCTACGCGATCGGCAGGTCCTTCGGTTTTGGCCAACACCGTCATGAGCTTTGAATCTGATTCGGATCTCGCGCTCGAGCTTGCAGCACGGGAAAATGTCGCCCGCCTTATGGTTGCGATGAACAGTCAAAATGCGGGCGGCCAGTCGGTCGACTAGACCGCAATCCTCGTTTGATCGACCAGCCAATCACTGTATAAAATTATAGAACAGTGAAGCTGGTCGAAATTTTTCGTTCAATATCCCAATCGGTTTTCTTTGCACCTCGTTTTGCAACGCGGTTTGTGACAGTGCTTTGTTTTGTCACAACCTGCCTAGCGGTCTTCTCAAGTTTGGGCTCGGCTAGCACGATGACAACCGAGCAGATGGTCGATCGGGAGCGAAAACGCCTCGAAGAAGTTTTTATCTGGAAAATGTCCGAAGAGCTTCGCCTCTCTGTCGAAATCGAAACGACGTTTGCCGAGGCAATCCGCGCACTGAACCGTGAAAAGTACTCGGCCAATTCGGAAGTCTCAATGGCTTTGGTCGCGCTGGAAAAATCGAAATCTCCGAAAGAGCGCGATCAAGCCTTGAAGAGATACGAGCGCGCTTGGCGCACCTACGGCGAACTTCCGATTCGCGAAGTCAGCCGAATGAAGCCAATTTTAGGCGTGGAAAAGCTTGGTCAGTATCTTGTGGCAAAGTCACAAATGGCTGAGAGGCTGAAAGCGCTTTCTACGAATACCCCACCAAACAACTTGGTGAAACCTCCCCCGACCGAGGCAGCTTCGTCCGAGGCGAAGTGAAACGGCTAAAGGAGTTTAGCCTTGGCAGCGGACATCCATCGTATTCTTTATTTCAATGGCGTGGTCATTTGCCACGCATTTCATCGTAGCGACAAGACACCAATTGGACGTGTCGCTTTCTGTGGTGAGGACTCTCAGTGACTTCACTTTTTTGGGCCTGTTTGGTGTTTTTTGCCTTCGACTCGTTAAAAATTGCGCCGGCGGCGCCGTGAGAATGAATGCTCAGCCCGACCACTTCTTTTTTTGAAGGATCCGGACTCATCCAATTTTGGATCTGAAGCGCAGCAGACTGGTTGCTGTCTGCGCGGATGATAACCACCTTGGCTTCGGGATCAAACTTTGCCCAGTAGTCTGCGAAACGGGCCTCGTCGAGGTAGGGCGCAGTGGCGCCTCCTCTTTCATCATTTTCCGTCGTGTTGACGACAAAAATTAGTTTCTCTTTTTTCTCGTCAGCTTGGGCTTTAAGGAAAAAAACCGAGAAGGCCAAAATCAGGAAAGCGAGAGTAGTCTTCAATCTATTTTCCATATGCTTTAAGGTCCGCCTCGGGGTCCTTCGACTTTTCTAAGGACTTTGCAAATTCCATAAACTTCAACGGATCGCGTTTCATTTTTTCGAATGTCACGTCAAAGTCCGACATGTCGTAAACATATGTTTTCCAGGCGAGCAGGGAGGCATTGTTCAGTCTCGCGGGATCAAGATCTCGCCTCAGGCGCTCTCGATATTTTCCGTTTCCAAGCTTTGGTGCGAGATCCTTTTCGAATGCGGCCAGTATTTCTGCGAGGCGATTTTTCTTTAGCTCATCGAAACCAGGTGTCTCGGCGCTTTGCAGAGGATACCAGCTCTTGAGGCGATCGATTTCCTTGGAAATAAAAGCCGAAAACGCCTTGTCGTCTTGGCGTTCAGCAGCCGCGGCAATCAGCGTTGGGCTTTTTGCGCCTTCTTTTTCTTTAAAGTAAAGCTCGGCACCAATATCGCCGATGAAAGTCGCTAACCGTTCGTTGAAGTCCGCTTGCGATTTAATGTAAAGGGTTGCGTGAACTGATTCGTGAATAATCAGATTGACGAGATCATAATCAGAATAGCGAAGCATGCTTGACAGTACTGGGTCGTCAAACCAGCCAAGTGTTGAATAGGCGGTGGCGCCTCGCACGTAGGTGTCGAGGCCTTTTTCTTTAAGACTCTTTGCTTCTTCCTTAGCATCGTCGGGATTGAAGTAGCCCTTGTACGGAACGGCCCCGACGATGGGGAATGTCCACAGATGTGGTTCAAGACGATCTTTTGCGGCCGCACTTACGATGTATGAAACGTAAGGTCGATCAAGATGGACAAAGCTCGAGTAATTGCCATTTTTTTTTAGCCCAAGAACACGTTCTCCAAACGATTTTGCTTCAAGTGCCAACCGCAACTTTTTTAAGTCTTCAGGATTTAGCGCCCGGTCTTTTTCCGGCGAATTCAAAATCTCTTCAATCGAATCGCGACTTAAAAGAAGATCGGCCTGCGACCAGGCACTTTTGATGAGATAGCCAGCGTGACAGCCAGTGAGAGCGAAACAGGCGGACATCGAAACTACCGCGGCGACCAGGGCGGTAGTCGGAAATTTTAGAAGAGCCATGTCAAGCCAACGCGGCCGGAATAGTCGATTGTCACAGGTGTTTGTGATAGTGGCCGGCTTGTCCAGGCTTCCGCGCCTACTTTCAATGACCATTCTTTTGTGAGAGTAAGTTTAAATCCAATTCCCGCACTGGGAACAAGTGCCGGTGGGTCTTCGATGGGGGTTCCCGGGAAGACAACGTTGTTAAGCCACGTTTGGCTTGTGATTCGTTTTTCTAGTATGTAAACGGCGCCGACTTTCACATAGGGCCTCAACGTGGCTTCGCGCGGCCCAATTGTAAGAACAAAATCGAGGCCCATCATTTTGTAGGTCATGTTGGTCAGTTGACCGTCGGCTTGGTTTTCGCCAATCATCCGCCGGTTTTTTCCGTCCGTGTAGCTAAGCTCAATCGCTGAACTTTCATCGAAATAGTAAGACAGCGATCCCGTTAAAGATTGTGATTCGTCGTAAGCATTCTCGCCGATGTTCGAGCGCTTGTAGCTTCCAGATGCGCCAACTTCAATAAAGTTGGCTTTGGCCTTCGATGGCCCAAGACTAAGAAAAACGAACACCGTCGTCAGAATGGTGAAGACGATCTTTCGAAGGTTGTACGCTCGTATCATTCTTCAAGTTTACTTCAATGCCGGATTGAGATTGCGTCCAGATTTTCTGACATCATTGCTGATCAAAAATCTAGACCACGGTCTAGAGGTCTTCTGAAGTATCAGTGTCCGGAGTGTTTTGTGTGCGTTTCGCTAGCGGAGGGACCTGATCGACGTGAAAAGAATAAAGAAGTCGAATGGTGCCGTCAGGCTTCAACATTTCTCGTGGGGGATTGGGAATCATCCGGGCTTCACGAAAGGCTAAGAGGGGGGCCGTATCGAGATCTTTCGAGCCTGATTCCTGGTGAATAATGGCGCGGACAAATTCACCACGGCGATCTAAGACGATTTCTATATTGGTCAAAAAATCACTTCGCCCAATTGGCACATCGCCGCCGCCATAAAGTGCTGCTTTAACGTACCTTACCCAGCGGTGGCGAATTTGTTCTTCAACCCGCGCGTAAAACGTGTAGTAGGTGAACCGATCGGTGTTGAGCGCAGTGAAATCGCCAATTTTTACGTCACTCGGTAAAAGCTCACCACTTGTCGAAACTCCCGGAATTCTTCTTGGATCCGAAGGAAGAAGCAGCTCATCCGGTCTTGTTGGCGAAACTGCAGCACGGTCTCGTTCAGAAAGAAACCTTTTGACGAGAACTCCATCCAGTGCGGATTGAAGGTTTTCTTCCGGTTCTCGCAAGCGTCTTGAAGATTCGGATTTTTTATTCGCAGCGGTCTTTGGTTTCGCAGGCTGCTCTTTCGGTCTCGAGTGTTCGGTGCTTTCGGAATTAGAGCGGTTTTCCGTGAGGCCACTGCGGGCTGCTTGGGATTCTTCCTTCACAGTTTGCCGATCAGCCGAAAGAAAACGTCGCCGAGCCTCTTTTGAATCAGGAATGAGCGCCTCGGGTGGAAGATCTGTTTTTCGAACGATTTGGGTTTCAGGATTTCGCCACTCGCTAGAAAGGGTTTTCGTAGGTTCAATCCATTCTAGAAGAATGGGTTGCTGTTTGCGGCTTGTTGTTTCGTAGTTGGAGGCGAGTTTCCAAGTCGCGACCGACGTCACGACGTGAATAAGTATGCTGAGACTTATTCCAAGAAAAACCCGCGCCCAGAACTTCGACTGTTCGTCGGGCATTTT harbors:
- a CDS encoding outer membrane beta-barrel protein, which translates into the protein MIRAYNLRKIVFTILTTVFVFLSLGPSKAKANFIEVGASGSYKRSNIGENAYDESQSLTGSLSYYFDESSAIELSYTDGKNRRMIGENQADGQLTNMTYKMMGLDFVLTIGPREATLRPYVKVGAVYILEKRITSQTWLNNVVFPGTPIEDPPALVPSAGIGFKLTLTKEWSLKVGAEAWTSRPLSQTPVTIDYSGRVGLTWLF
- a CDS encoding aminopeptidase, with translation MSACFALTGCHAGYLIKSAWSQADLLLSRDSIEEILNSPEKDRALNPEDLKKLRLALEAKSFGERVLGLKKNGNYSSFVHLDRPYVSYIVSAAAKDRLEPHLWTFPIVGAVPYKGYFNPDDAKEEAKSLKEKGLDTYVRGATAYSTLGWFDDPVLSSMLRYSDYDLVNLIIHESVHATLYIKSQADFNERLATFIGDIGAELYFKEKEGAKSPTLIAAAAERQDDKAFSAFISKEIDRLKSWYPLQSAETPGFDELKKNRLAEILAAFEKDLAPKLGNGKYRERLRRDLDPARLNNASLLAWKTYVYDMSDFDVTFEKMKRDPLKFMEFAKSLEKSKDPEADLKAYGK
- a CDS encoding metallophosphoesterase, encoding MKRIKVVISDLHLGRGRTLEGGATNSLEEFYFGKKLVEFFNYYCSGEFRDSEVEVVINGDFLNFLQTDYRGHFLTVVTEGVAVEQLRSILGGHRDVFESMKSFASFPNHFITYIVGNHDQAMLWPATRQVFNEAIGTDIRYKNIVYFFDGVHVEHGHMHEAANRLDPKRFFLKRNLPEPILNLPFGSHFFVDFVLKIKHKHSHVDKVRPFNALIRWAIFNEPRFTVYAFFKLTLYFLKAMFWSDPRRHISLQSVLRVLAESAIFPDLSESARRVLNDERVHTVVFGHSHVYQYRQWGLNKEYFNTGTWTDITSLDIESLGKITKLTYVLIEYPDDGGRPRGRLKEWRGYHRIEEDVAVS
- a CDS encoding sigma-70 family RNA polymerase sigma factor, whose product is MSASLRSLVLEKSDSIALDRESGRVSDRDVAKAKSPVSQSLLKTTVARANKEAAESVVLSDLELVDQVKVGNRKAFTELVRRHQRGLLRIVLRLTRELPLAEDIVQETFIKAYEKMVLFEGRSSFKSWLYQVGLNTAKNRFRSRPPEEFTTDIVQGGVDAGAERDLVKGDVSRLLRAQVDLLPERQRIAITLRVFEDLSFKEIAQIMNCPYDTAKANYRHALLKLREKFELEMGTGGDLENWNSLFSMDSDAGSPFESSGNSGTGSGGSRGAQDQREVDL
- a CDS encoding glucose-6-phosphate isomerase, with protein sequence MSQSLRHSTNSPEIWSLKLSAPPAQSLVEQGLKAFHAILARQEIGFTRLSARADQGTIDGAQVAIDARAKEIARVSKHMVVIGMGGSSLGTRALLSAVPSSLGRGSVSFLDNIDGDRFWSWLRGLHDLGSIHWVLISKSGNTVETLGMADLIDQQLRLSGHRRLSSVATVVSELKESPLTKWARRESVPVLEIPMDVGGRFSVLSPVGLLPAAFVGLRIDRALEGAAWALESPGLVAQMAAKSLESFLREEWVTMLWSYSDGLRDFGGWWQQLWAESLAKKVNRHGGPAPRVSTPIAAVGACDQHSLLQQVMEGAPDKFVWFQRVLAAETGGPLLERTLFEGQEYMVGRSLADLFRAEADATEQAMSEANVRSASLTAEKLDERSMAALFMLWQMTIAVMGEVLDINAFDQPGVERGKVIARQSLKS
- a CDS encoding GGDEF domain-containing protein — translated: MAQQKKFKNQKPIDTDEVVDLNPDDLPDDESVTVTNTLDNPDESEKTVISAGATMNRRIAEATKTPPSIMMLEGPAGYVGKQWPIEKNELIIGRSMTSQVFVDDKSVSRSHTKIILKDNDVYVMDLESSNKTVVNDEAIPPMTAMKLKDNDTIKTGNVLFKYRERGSLEAHAHERLQEKSERDPLTGAYNKGALAQRGQEAFKRAKLLKVPISIAVFDIDFFKKINDDPNFGHPGGDYVLKDLVKVISTKLIRADDFLARYGGEEFVVILFGSNLQQAVEIGERLRLTIESHTFVYNGHTIPVTISVGVAAKQPEMSTWEELFAVADTAVYASKRTGRNRVTSA